The following are encoded together in the Streptomyces sp. NBC_00341 genome:
- a CDS encoding TetR/AcrR family transcriptional regulator: protein MTPIAGNANAERRAELLATAAEVFAAQGYNATTVRRIADEAGLLAGSLYYHFDSKESMLDEILSAFLDELWAGYGTVLAAGLGPAATIEALVTQSFRQIDRHGPAVAIYQKESGRLSAQPRFAYLSDSRGKFEDAWLRTLERGVAERAFRSDLDVRLVYRFVRDTVWVAASWYRPGGTHSPEEIARQYLSMVLEGITPRT from the coding sequence GTGACCCCGATCGCCGGGAACGCCAACGCCGAACGACGCGCCGAACTCCTGGCCACCGCAGCCGAGGTGTTCGCCGCCCAGGGCTACAACGCCACCACCGTCCGCCGGATCGCGGACGAGGCGGGGCTGCTCGCGGGCAGCCTCTACTACCACTTCGACTCCAAGGAGTCGATGCTGGACGAGATCCTCTCGGCCTTCCTGGACGAGCTGTGGGCGGGCTACGGCACCGTTCTCGCCGCCGGTCTCGGGCCCGCTGCGACCATCGAGGCACTCGTCACCCAGTCCTTCCGGCAGATCGACCGGCACGGCCCGGCGGTCGCCATCTACCAGAAGGAGTCCGGCCGGCTCTCCGCCCAGCCGCGATTCGCCTACCTCAGCGATTCCCGGGGGAAGTTCGAGGACGCCTGGCTGCGGACCCTGGAGCGCGGGGTGGCCGAGCGGGCCTTCCGCAGCGACCTGGACGTCAGGCTCGTCTACCGCTTCGTCCGCGACACCGTCTGGGTCGCCGCCTCCTGGTACCGGCCCGGCGGCACCCACAGCCCGGAGGAGATCGCCCGCCAGTACCTGTCTATGGTCCTGGAAGGCATCACCCCACGTACCTGA
- a CDS encoding SDR family oxidoreductase, with protein MTTQPPYVAGHSLLAGRTAVITAAAGAGIGGATARRFLEEGARIVIGDAHARRLGESATALAEEFGADRVAALPCDVTVQEQVDALFGFAAERHGGLDIVVNNAGLGGTADLVDMTDEQWSKVLDVTLNGTFRCTRAALRYFKDRDGGGVVVNNASVVGWRAQRGQAHYAAAKAGVMALTRCAALEAADFGVRVNAVAPSLAMHPHLVKVTTPELLAELTEREAFGRYAEPWEIANVIVFLASGYSSYMTGETVSVSSQRA; from the coding sequence GTGACCACCCAGCCGCCCTATGTAGCAGGGCACTCGCTCCTGGCCGGACGCACCGCAGTGATCACCGCCGCCGCGGGCGCCGGGATCGGCGGCGCCACCGCCCGCAGGTTCCTGGAGGAGGGCGCCCGGATCGTCATCGGTGACGCCCACGCGCGCAGGCTCGGGGAGAGCGCCACCGCCCTGGCCGAGGAGTTCGGCGCGGACCGCGTCGCCGCCCTGCCCTGCGACGTCACGGTGCAGGAACAGGTCGACGCGCTGTTCGGCTTCGCCGCGGAACGCCACGGCGGCCTCGACATCGTCGTCAACAACGCGGGACTCGGCGGCACCGCGGACCTCGTCGACATGACGGACGAACAGTGGTCGAAGGTCCTCGACGTCACCCTGAACGGCACCTTCCGCTGCACCCGGGCCGCCCTGCGCTACTTCAAGGACCGCGACGGAGGCGGCGTCGTCGTCAACAACGCCTCCGTCGTGGGCTGGCGGGCCCAGCGCGGCCAGGCCCACTACGCCGCCGCGAAGGCGGGCGTGATGGCCCTCACCCGGTGCGCCGCCCTGGAGGCCGCCGACTTCGGCGTACGCGTCAACGCCGTCGCCCCGAGCCTGGCCATGCACCCGCACCTGGTGAAGGTCACCACCCCCGAGCTGCTGGCCGAACTCACCGAACGGGAGGCCTTCGGCCGGTACGCCGAGCCCTGGGAGATCGCCAACGTCATCGTCTTCCTGGCCAGCGGCTACTCCTCGTACATGACGGGGGAGACCGTCTCCGTCAGCAGTCAGAGGGCGTGA
- a CDS encoding acyl-CoA dehydrogenase family protein, translating to MSSVEEFRTEIRGWLAASLTGSFAGLRGRGGPGREHEAFAERLGWERLMAAEGWTCVGWPEEYGGRGATIEQQVAFHEEYALADAPARVNHIGEQLLGPTLVAFGTPEQRARFLPPIVAAEELWCQGYSEPGAGSDLANVTTRAVRDGADWVVTGQKTWTSLAHQSQWCFVVARTEPGSSRHRGLSYLLVPLDQAGVEIRPITQLTGTCEFNEVFFDGARTRAEHIVGAPGDGWRVAMATLGFERGVSTLGQQVGFRRELESLIGLARGNGAADDPLIRDRLARAWTGLETIRCNALRMLDGVAAGAPGPEASIGKIFWATWHRELGELAMAVLGAGGMTAAGSPYELDDWQRLFLFSRADTIYAGSNEIQRNIIAERVLGLPKESRP from the coding sequence ATGAGCAGCGTCGAGGAGTTCCGCACCGAGATCCGCGGCTGGCTGGCCGCCAGCCTCACGGGTTCGTTCGCGGGCCTGCGGGGCCGCGGCGGACCGGGGCGCGAGCACGAGGCCTTCGCGGAACGGCTCGGCTGGGAACGGCTCATGGCGGCCGAGGGCTGGACGTGCGTGGGATGGCCCGAGGAGTACGGCGGCCGGGGCGCGACCATCGAGCAGCAGGTCGCCTTCCACGAGGAGTACGCCCTGGCCGACGCCCCCGCCCGGGTCAACCACATCGGGGAGCAGCTGCTGGGCCCGACGCTGGTGGCCTTCGGCACCCCTGAACAGCGGGCCCGCTTCCTGCCGCCGATCGTCGCCGCCGAGGAGCTGTGGTGCCAGGGCTACAGCGAGCCCGGCGCCGGCTCCGACCTGGCGAACGTGACGACCCGCGCCGTACGGGACGGCGCGGACTGGGTCGTCACCGGGCAGAAGACCTGGACGTCGCTGGCCCACCAGTCGCAGTGGTGCTTCGTGGTCGCCCGCACCGAGCCCGGCTCGTCCCGCCACCGGGGCCTGTCCTACCTGCTGGTCCCGCTCGACCAGGCCGGCGTGGAGATCCGGCCGATCACCCAGCTGACCGGCACCTGCGAATTCAACGAGGTCTTCTTCGACGGGGCCCGCACCCGCGCCGAGCACATCGTCGGCGCACCCGGCGACGGCTGGCGCGTGGCCATGGCCACCCTAGGCTTCGAGCGCGGTGTCTCCACCCTCGGCCAGCAGGTCGGCTTCCGCCGCGAACTGGAGAGCCTCATCGGCCTGGCCCGCGGCAACGGCGCCGCCGACGACCCGCTGATCCGCGACCGGCTCGCCCGCGCCTGGACGGGACTTGAGACCATCCGGTGCAACGCCCTGCGCATGCTCGACGGCGTGGCCGCCGGCGCACCGGGACCCGAGGCGTCCATCGGCAAGATCTTCTGGGCCACCTGGCACCGCGAACTCGGTGAACTCGCCATGGCCGTCCTGGGCGCCGGAGGAATGACCGCGGCCGGATCACCGTACGAACTCGACGACTGGCAGCGGCTGTTCCTCTTCTCCCGCGCCGACACCATCTACGCCGGATCCAACGAGATCCAGCGCAACATCATCGCCGAGCGCGTCCTCGGCCTGCCCAAGGAGAGTCGCCCGTGA
- a CDS encoding enoyl-CoA hydratase: MSAAHDEPVRYEKQGPVATVTMNRPDYRNAQNSAMTYALDRAFYRAADDTEVKSVVLAGAGKHFSAGHDIGTPERDAHLPFERRAGLWWDHSDKVGAESRFARESEVYLGMCRRWRELPKPVIASVQGACVAGGLMLAWVCDLIVASDDAFFADPVVRMGIPGVEYFAHPWVMPPRIAKEFLFTGDRMSARRAYEVGMVNRVVPRAELPARTRELALRIAEMPRLGLALTKRAVNQAEDLQGMHTGMDSVFGLHHLAHAHNAETAHDALGGMDIRAMKEAGA; this comes from the coding sequence ATGTCCGCTGCCCATGACGAACCGGTGCGCTACGAGAAGCAGGGCCCCGTCGCGACGGTGACCATGAACCGGCCCGACTACCGCAACGCGCAGAACTCCGCCATGACCTACGCCCTGGACCGGGCCTTCTACCGCGCGGCCGACGACACCGAGGTGAAGAGCGTCGTACTGGCGGGAGCGGGCAAGCACTTCTCCGCCGGCCACGACATCGGCACCCCGGAGCGCGACGCCCACCTGCCCTTCGAGCGCCGGGCGGGACTCTGGTGGGACCACTCGGACAAGGTGGGCGCGGAGAGCCGCTTCGCCCGCGAGTCCGAGGTGTATCTGGGCATGTGCCGCCGGTGGCGGGAGTTGCCCAAACCCGTCATCGCGTCCGTACAGGGCGCGTGTGTGGCGGGCGGCCTGATGCTGGCCTGGGTATGCGATCTGATCGTGGCCTCGGACGACGCGTTCTTCGCCGACCCGGTGGTCCGCATGGGCATCCCGGGCGTCGAGTACTTCGCGCATCCCTGGGTGATGCCACCCCGGATCGCCAAGGAGTTCCTGTTCACCGGCGACCGGATGAGCGCGCGGCGCGCATACGAGGTCGGCATGGTCAACCGGGTCGTCCCCCGGGCGGAACTGCCCGCTCGGACACGCGAGTTGGCGCTGCGGATCGCGGAGATGCCGCGCCTGGGCCTCGCCCTGACCAAGCGCGCCGTCAACCAGGCCGAGGATCTGCAGGGCATGCACACCGGCATGGACTCGGTGTTCGGCCTGCACCACCTGGCGCACGCCCACAACGCCGAGACCGCGCACGACGCGCTGGGCGGCATGGACATCCGGGCGATGAAGGAGGCGGGTGCCTGA
- a CDS encoding acyl-CoA dehydrogenase family protein — MDLDFDAADEEFRTEVRDWLSAQVPAVPLPSLETAAGFAAHREWEATLAADRWSVVSWPEEFGGRGGSLLRWLVFEEEYYAAGAPGRVSQNGINLLAPTLFENGTAEQRARILPPMARGEVIWAQAWSEPESGSDLASLRSTAVRTKGGWLLSGQKTWSSRAAFADRAFGLFRSDPAADRPHRGLTYLMFPLDAEGVTVRPIGRLDGKPAFAELFLDEVFVPDEDVIGEPGQGWRVAMSTTGNERGLTLRSPGRFTAAADRLTALWREHGDPADTALRDRVADAVIGARAYRLFSYRGASHVLHEEGGPAGAASSLNKVYWSELDIALHETALDLLGPYGELADHAAESPAGGAWAEGYTFSLAGPVYAGTNEIQRDIIAERLLGLPKGRR, encoded by the coding sequence ATGGACCTCGATTTCGACGCGGCCGACGAGGAGTTCCGGACCGAGGTGCGCGACTGGCTGTCCGCCCAGGTGCCGGCCGTCCCCCTGCCGTCCCTGGAGACCGCCGCCGGATTCGCCGCCCACCGGGAGTGGGAGGCCACCCTGGCCGCCGACCGCTGGTCGGTGGTGTCCTGGCCGGAGGAGTTCGGCGGACGCGGCGGCTCACTGCTGCGCTGGCTGGTCTTCGAGGAGGAGTACTACGCCGCCGGGGCGCCCGGCCGGGTCAGCCAGAACGGCATCAATCTGCTGGCCCCCACCCTCTTCGAGAACGGCACCGCCGAGCAGCGGGCCCGGATCCTGCCCCCCATGGCGCGCGGCGAGGTCATCTGGGCACAGGCCTGGTCGGAGCCGGAGTCCGGCTCCGACCTGGCCTCACTGCGTTCGACGGCCGTACGGACGAAGGGCGGCTGGCTGCTCAGCGGCCAGAAGACCTGGTCCTCCCGGGCCGCCTTCGCGGACCGCGCCTTCGGCCTGTTCCGCAGCGACCCGGCCGCGGACCGGCCGCACCGGGGTCTGACGTATCTGATGTTCCCGCTGGACGCGGAGGGCGTCACCGTGCGGCCCATCGGGCGGCTCGACGGGAAGCCCGCCTTCGCGGAACTCTTCCTGGACGAGGTGTTCGTCCCCGACGAGGACGTGATCGGTGAGCCCGGACAGGGCTGGCGGGTCGCGATGAGCACCACCGGGAACGAGCGCGGACTGACCCTGCGCAGTCCGGGCCGGTTCACGGCCGCCGCGGACCGGCTGACCGCGCTGTGGCGCGAACACGGCGATCCGGCCGATACGGCGCTGCGCGACCGGGTGGCCGACGCCGTGATCGGGGCCCGCGCCTACCGGCTGTTCTCCTACCGGGGCGCCTCCCACGTACTGCACGAGGAGGGCGGGCCCGCCGGGGCCGCCTCCAGCCTCAACAAGGTCTACTGGTCCGAACTGGACATCGCCCTGCACGAGACGGCCCTCGACCTGCTCGGCCCGTACGGCGAACTCGCCGACCACGCCGCCGAATCGCCGGCCGGCGGGGCCTGGGCGGAGGGCTACACCTTCTCCCTGGCCGGTCCCGTGTACGCGGGCACCAACGAGATCCAGCGCGACATCATCGCCGAGCGGCTGCTCGGCCTGCCGAAGGGACGCCGGTGA
- a CDS encoding acyl-CoA dehydrogenase family protein gives MRFFPDAEQREFARSLDALLTAGGTPAVIRSWATGDHAPGRALWARLAEAGVFALAVPKEHDGFGPLPVELAVAFEALGRHAVPGPLVETVAAAALLDRLGDPDTAAARLPAIASGTSLVSLCLTSLGPYALDADAADAVFVVDGDTLRLAAGAGPVQPSADPARRLSRPSGGAVVARGPGVTAAAEYAADVAALATAAQALGVGRTLLARTVAYVTQRTQFGVAIGSFQAVKHRLADTLLALEFTEPLVHGAALALAAGDEGAGREIAAAKVTAGEAAYGAARTALQLHGAVGYTDELDLSLWIRKARPLRDAWGTPAACRTRVLAG, from the coding sequence ATGCGCTTCTTCCCCGACGCCGAGCAGCGGGAGTTCGCCCGCTCGCTCGACGCCCTGCTCACCGCCGGCGGCACCCCGGCGGTGATCCGGTCCTGGGCCACCGGCGACCACGCTCCGGGGCGGGCGCTCTGGGCGAGGCTGGCCGAGGCCGGGGTGTTCGCCCTCGCGGTCCCGAAGGAGCACGACGGATTCGGCCCGCTGCCGGTCGAACTCGCCGTCGCCTTCGAGGCGCTGGGACGCCACGCGGTTCCCGGACCGCTGGTCGAGACGGTGGCCGCGGCGGCGCTGCTGGACCGGCTCGGAGACCCGGACACGGCCGCCGCCCGGCTGCCCGCCATCGCCTCCGGCACATCCCTCGTCTCGCTCTGCCTGACCTCGCTCGGCCCGTACGCCCTGGACGCGGACGCGGCCGACGCGGTGTTCGTGGTGGACGGCGACACCCTGCGCCTCGCAGCCGGAGCCGGCCCCGTACAGCCGTCGGCCGATCCGGCGCGGCGGCTGTCGCGGCCGTCCGGGGGCGCGGTCGTCGCCCGTGGGCCGGGGGTGACCGCCGCCGCCGAGTACGCGGCCGATGTCGCCGCGCTCGCCACGGCGGCCCAGGCACTCGGGGTCGGCCGCACCCTGCTCGCCCGTACCGTCGCCTACGTCACCCAGCGCACCCAGTTCGGCGTGGCGATCGGCTCCTTCCAGGCGGTCAAGCACCGGCTGGCGGACACCCTGCTGGCCCTGGAGTTCACCGAGCCGTTGGTGCACGGCGCCGCCCTCGCGCTCGCCGCCGGCGACGAAGGGGCCGGGCGCGAGATCGCCGCGGCCAAGGTCACCGCGGGCGAGGCCGCGTACGGGGCGGCGCGCACCGCCCTCCAGCTGCACGGTGCGGTGGGCTATACCGACGAGCTCGACCTGTCCCTGTGGATCCGCAAGGCCCGTCCGCTAAGGGACGCCTGGGGCACCCCGGCCGCGTGCCGGACCCGCGTACTGGCCGGCTGA
- a CDS encoding acyl-CoA dehydrogenase family protein — protein MRLTEEQDELRSAVRSLLTKHQGHGAWDLLSGQIGAAGLAVPEEYGGAGGGARDVHVLMEELGRSLSPLPFLGSAVLTVGALLASGDREACGRLLPGLAEGALVGTLAWAERGSWDPAAIRAGAVPGPGGGWLLTGTKEHVLDGPDTDVLLVAARTASGVSLFEVPAAGAGVRREPVVTMDGTRSQARWVLEGAGGRLLGADGEGGRTLEHVRDLACAALAAEQVGAAARALELTVQYAVDRVQFGRPIGSFQAVKHRLADAYVAVESARSAALGAAFAADEDPGALPRAAAVAKSVCSEAFSAVAGEMIQLHGGIGITWEHDAHRYFKRAHGSGELFGPPAHHRARLAAGLGLTAR, from the coding sequence ATGAGGCTGACTGAGGAGCAGGACGAGCTGCGGTCGGCCGTCCGCTCACTGCTGACGAAACATCAGGGCCACGGTGCCTGGGACCTGTTGTCGGGCCAGATCGGTGCGGCCGGGCTCGCCGTGCCCGAGGAGTACGGCGGGGCAGGCGGGGGCGCCAGGGACGTCCATGTGCTGATGGAGGAGCTGGGCCGGAGCCTGAGCCCGCTGCCGTTTCTGGGCTCGGCGGTCCTCACCGTGGGCGCGTTGCTGGCCTCCGGCGACAGGGAGGCCTGCGGGCGGCTGCTGCCGGGGCTCGCGGAGGGCGCCTTGGTGGGCACGCTGGCCTGGGCCGAACGCGGCTCCTGGGATCCGGCGGCGATCCGCGCCGGGGCCGTGCCCGGGCCCGGCGGGGGCTGGCTGCTCACCGGGACCAAGGAGCATGTGCTCGACGGACCCGATACCGATGTGCTGCTCGTCGCGGCCCGTACGGCGTCGGGGGTCTCACTCTTCGAGGTGCCCGCCGCGGGTGCCGGGGTGCGCCGGGAGCCCGTCGTGACCATGGACGGCACCCGGAGCCAGGCCCGCTGGGTGCTGGAGGGCGCCGGGGGCCGGCTGCTGGGTGCAGACGGCGAGGGCGGACGGACCCTGGAGCACGTACGGGATCTGGCGTGCGCGGCGCTGGCCGCCGAACAGGTGGGGGCGGCCGCCCGCGCGCTGGAGCTCACCGTGCAGTACGCCGTGGACCGGGTGCAGTTCGGGCGGCCCATCGGCTCCTTCCAGGCCGTCAAGCACCGGCTGGCGGACGCCTACGTGGCTGTGGAGTCGGCGCGTTCGGCCGCGCTCGGGGCCGCGTTCGCGGCGGACGAGGACCCGGGCGCGCTGCCGCGGGCCGCCGCCGTCGCCAAGTCGGTCTGCTCCGAGGCGTTCTCGGCGGTGGCCGGCGAGATGATCCAGCTGCACGGCGGGATCGGGATCACCTGGGAGCACGACGCGCACCGCTACTTCAAGCGGGCGCACGGGTCCGGCGAGCTGTTCGGCCCGCCCGCCCACCACCGGGCCCGGCTCGCCGCCGGGCTCGGACTGACCGCGCGCTGA
- a CDS encoding SDR family oxidoreductase gives MDTESPLDFTGRVVLVTGGTKGIGAAIAAAFLGAGADVVVCGRTTPDTLPAAGGREAVFLAADVRDPAAASWLVDSAVERFGRLDVLVNNAGGSPDSDAATVSPRFVEKIVALNLLAPFYVAQAAHRVMRDREGGGSIVNIGSVSAHDPQPGTAAYTAAKAGLLALTKALALEWAPAVRVNHITTGLIRTPNAASVYGADGGAAVAGVIPMGRMAVPEDVARACLFLASELSGYVNGADLAVHGGGEFPARYLAARAAGEPG, from the coding sequence ATGGACACCGAAAGCCCGTTGGACTTCACCGGGCGCGTGGTGCTGGTCACCGGCGGCACCAAGGGCATCGGGGCCGCCATCGCCGCGGCCTTCCTCGGGGCCGGGGCGGACGTGGTGGTCTGCGGACGCACCACCCCGGACACCCTGCCCGCCGCCGGGGGCCGGGAGGCCGTCTTCCTCGCCGCCGACGTGCGCGACCCGGCGGCGGCGTCCTGGCTGGTCGACAGCGCGGTGGAGCGCTTCGGCCGGCTCGACGTGCTCGTCAACAACGCGGGCGGCTCCCCGGACTCCGACGCGGCCACCGTCTCACCGCGCTTCGTCGAGAAGATCGTCGCGCTCAATCTGCTCGCACCCTTCTACGTGGCGCAGGCGGCCCACCGCGTCATGCGGGACCGGGAAGGCGGCGGTTCGATCGTCAACATCGGCAGCGTCTCCGCCCACGACCCGCAGCCCGGCACCGCCGCCTACACCGCCGCCAAGGCCGGGCTCCTGGCGCTCACCAAGGCGCTGGCCCTGGAGTGGGCGCCCGCGGTCCGGGTCAACCACATCACCACCGGGCTGATCCGCACGCCGAACGCGGCCTCCGTCTACGGCGCGGACGGCGGCGCCGCGGTGGCGGGCGTCATCCCGATGGGCCGGATGGCCGTGCCGGAGGACGTCGCCCGTGCCTGCCTGTTCCTCGCCAGCGAGCTGTCCGGATACGTCAACGGGGCGGATCTCGCGGTGCACGGCGGCGGGGAGTTCCCGGCCCGCTACCTCGCCGCGAGGGCGGCGGGCGAACCGGGGTGA
- the hsaA gene encoding 3-hydroxy-9,10-secoandrosta-1,3,5(10)-triene-9,17-dione monooxygenase oxygenase subunit: protein MGNEVLESVRALLPAIGKRAAATDEDRRIPDTTIEELTGAGVFRMLQPARYGGLEADPVDFYQVVRAISAVCCSTGWVASVLGVHPWQLGLFPGRAQEDVWGEDQDTLVSSSYAPVGRLTPVDGGYRLAGRWSFSSGCEHASWALLGALVVGARGRPVDFLTVLVPRCDYRIEDMWDVVGLRGTASNDILVESAFVPGHRVLRNYEQARLKVPGQQVNPGPLYRLPFGAIFTSAITAPVVGAVSGGYASYVSRMKERVRLSLGGGSFAEDPFAQVAIARAASDIDATVLQMDRNLRELSQLASTGGEIPMELRLRTRRDQVRGTERAVAAIDLLFKTAGGNALRRGNPVERAWRDAHAGSVHVANDVERALAMYGRGAFGLTVEDNLV, encoded by the coding sequence ATGGGCAACGAGGTTCTGGAGTCGGTGCGCGCCCTGCTGCCGGCCATCGGGAAGCGGGCCGCGGCCACGGACGAGGACCGGCGTATCCCGGACACCACGATCGAGGAGCTGACCGGTGCCGGGGTGTTCCGGATGCTCCAGCCGGCCCGGTACGGCGGCCTGGAGGCGGACCCGGTCGACTTCTACCAGGTGGTGCGGGCGATCTCCGCGGTGTGCTGCTCCACGGGCTGGGTGGCGTCCGTCCTGGGCGTGCACCCCTGGCAGCTGGGCCTGTTCCCGGGGCGGGCCCAGGAGGACGTGTGGGGCGAGGACCAGGACACCCTGGTCTCCTCCTCGTACGCCCCGGTCGGCCGGCTGACACCGGTCGACGGCGGCTACCGGCTGGCCGGCCGGTGGAGCTTCTCCTCGGGCTGCGAACACGCCTCGTGGGCGCTGCTCGGCGCGCTCGTCGTCGGCGCGCGGGGACGGCCGGTGGACTTCCTCACCGTCCTGGTGCCGCGCTGCGACTACCGGATCGAGGACATGTGGGACGTGGTCGGGCTCCGGGGCACCGCCAGCAACGACATCCTCGTCGAGTCGGCGTTCGTGCCGGGCCACCGGGTGCTCCGCAACTACGAGCAGGCCCGCCTCAAGGTGCCCGGCCAGCAGGTCAACCCGGGTCCGCTGTACCGGCTGCCGTTCGGCGCGATCTTCACGAGCGCCATCACCGCACCGGTGGTCGGGGCGGTGTCGGGCGGCTACGCCTCCTACGTGTCGCGGATGAAGGAGCGGGTACGGCTCAGCCTGGGCGGCGGCAGCTTCGCCGAGGACCCGTTCGCCCAGGTCGCCATCGCGCGCGCCGCCTCCGACATCGACGCGACGGTCCTCCAGATGGACCGGAACCTGCGCGAGCTGTCCCAACTCGCGTCCACCGGAGGGGAGATCCCCATGGAGCTGCGGCTGCGCACCCGGCGCGACCAGGTCCGGGGCACCGAACGGGCCGTCGCCGCGATCGACCTGCTCTTCAAGACGGCGGGCGGCAACGCGCTGCGCCGCGGCAACCCCGTCGAACGCGCCTGGCGCGACGCCCACGCGGGCAGCGTCCATGTCGCCAACGACGTGGAACGCGCGCTGGCCATGTACGGCCGCGGGGCCTTCGGGCTGACGGTCGAGGACAACCTGGTCTGA
- a CDS encoding FadD3 family acyl-CoA ligase: MSETEHPLTIPGALGLAARLHPGRDAVVDGGVRLTWAGLEARVRTAVKSLIALGIRPGDRIAVWAPNSHRWVVAALAAASAGAVLVPVNTRYRGAEASWLLERGGVRLLFVENGFLGKDYLAMLDTGRGPGDDGRPVPALPRLERVVTFDGTERPGTLPWDRFLRRGERLSDSEATARGAEVHPDDPSDLLFTSGTTGRPKGALTTHRQNLTTYRAWSSRTGVTGDDRCLIVNPMFHCFGYKAGVLACLLRGATMVLQPVFDADRVLRAVEAERITVLPGPPTIYTELLDAPGRHRFDLSSLRLAVTGASDVPVALVRRMRAELFPEVLTAYGLTETCGTVTVCSADDDAETVARTAGRPIDGTEVLVTDAAGHALPAGQDGRILVRGFHVMLGYLDDPEASAAAVDADGRLDTGDIGHLDARGNLVITGRSKDMFVVGGFNVYPAEVEQVLAGHDAVAEAAVVGVPDARLGEVGRAYVTVRPGTGTGPDELVGHCRERLANFKVPREVVVLGALPRNATGKVDKAALRTV; the protein is encoded by the coding sequence ATGAGCGAGACCGAGCACCCACTCACCATCCCCGGCGCCCTCGGCCTCGCCGCGCGCCTGCACCCCGGCCGGGACGCGGTCGTGGACGGCGGCGTACGGCTCACCTGGGCGGGGCTGGAGGCCCGGGTGCGGACGGCCGTGAAGTCGCTGATCGCCCTCGGCATCCGGCCCGGTGACCGGATCGCCGTCTGGGCGCCCAACAGCCACCGCTGGGTGGTGGCCGCACTCGCCGCCGCGTCCGCCGGAGCGGTCCTGGTCCCCGTCAACACCCGCTACCGGGGCGCGGAGGCGAGCTGGCTCCTGGAACGCGGCGGTGTGCGGCTGCTGTTCGTCGAGAACGGTTTCCTGGGCAAGGACTACCTCGCCATGCTGGACACCGGCCGCGGCCCCGGCGACGACGGCCGGCCGGTGCCCGCACTGCCCCGCCTGGAACGGGTGGTGACCTTCGACGGCACCGAGCGCCCCGGCACCCTGCCGTGGGACCGCTTCCTGCGCCGCGGCGAGCGGCTGTCGGACTCAGAGGCCACCGCCCGCGGCGCGGAGGTGCACCCCGACGACCCGTCCGACCTGCTCTTCACCTCCGGCACGACCGGCCGGCCCAAGGGCGCCCTGACCACGCACCGGCAGAACCTCACCACCTACCGGGCCTGGAGCAGCCGCACCGGAGTCACCGGCGACGACCGCTGCCTGATCGTGAACCCGATGTTCCACTGCTTCGGCTACAAGGCCGGCGTACTGGCCTGCCTGCTGCGGGGCGCCACGATGGTCCTCCAGCCGGTGTTCGACGCGGACCGGGTCCTGCGCGCCGTCGAGGCCGAACGGATCACCGTGCTGCCCGGCCCGCCCACGATCTACACCGAACTGCTGGACGCGCCCGGCCGGCACCGGTTCGACCTCTCGTCGCTGCGGCTCGCGGTGACCGGCGCCTCCGACGTGCCCGTCGCCCTGGTCCGCAGGATGCGGGCCGAACTCTTCCCCGAGGTGCTCACCGCGTACGGGCTGACCGAGACCTGCGGCACGGTCACCGTCTGCTCGGCGGACGACGACGCCGAGACCGTGGCCCGCACCGCGGGCCGCCCGATCGACGGCACCGAGGTGCTCGTGACCGACGCCGCCGGGCACGCGCTGCCCGCCGGGCAGGACGGCCGGATCCTGGTGCGCGGCTTCCACGTGATGCTCGGCTACCTGGACGACCCGGAGGCGAGCGCGGCGGCCGTCGACGCGGACGGCCGGCTGGACACCGGCGACATCGGCCACCTCGACGCACGCGGCAACCTGGTGATCACCGGACGCTCCAAGGACATGTTCGTGGTCGGCGGGTTCAACGTGTACCCGGCCGAGGTCGAGCAGGTGCTCGCCGGGCACGACGCCGTGGCGGAGGCCGCCGTGGTCGGCGTACCGGACGCCCGGCTCGGCGAGGTCGGACGCGCGTACGTGACGGTCCGTCCGGGCACCGGGACCGGGCCGGACGAGCTCGTCGGCCACTGCCGCGAGCGGCTCGCCAACTTCAAGGTCCCCCGCGAGGTCGTCGTCCTCGGGGCCCTCCCGCGCAACGCCACCGGCAAGGTGGACAAGGCCGCCCTGCGGACGGTCTGA